Proteins from a single region of Bacteroidota bacterium:
- a CDS encoding DUF4389 domain-containing protein, translating into MLKFNITHQESYSRGELLLRSFLGIIYIVIPHMIGLWFYSIWVLIATFVAWWIILFTGKTPEFYYTAVLGYNKWSLRLMARLYNLSDGYPSFGPNGADDKTSIHFDLVHIGRGQLLLRSFFGMFYIIIPHGICLYVRGIGTLFLVIFAWFAVLFTGKYPENWHKFNVGTFRWATRVSLYYGWLLEKYPPFNGAPEELDEAEQPIDQIA; encoded by the coding sequence ATGCTCAAATTTAACATTACGCATCAGGAGTCGTATTCCAGAGGGGAACTGCTGCTCCGAAGCTTTTTAGGTATCATTTACATCGTAATTCCACACATGATCGGATTATGGTTTTACTCCATCTGGGTGCTCATAGCAACATTTGTTGCCTGGTGGATTATCCTATTTACCGGTAAAACCCCGGAATTTTATTACACAGCCGTATTAGGCTACAATAAATGGTCGTTGCGTCTTATGGCCAGGTTATACAATCTGAGCGATGGTTACCCAAGTTTTGGCCCTAATGGTGCCGATGATAAAACTTCAATACATTTCGATTTAGTACATATAGGCAGAGGACAATTATTGTTGCGGTCATTTTTCGGCATGTTTTACATTATAATACCGCATGGTATTTGTTTATACGTTCGTGGTATTGGTACATTGTTCCTCGTAATATTTGCCTGGTTTGCTGTTTTATTCACGGGAAAATATCCTGAAAACTGGCATAAGTTTAATGTGGGAACATTTCGTTGGGCTACACGCGTAAGTTTATACTACGGTTGGTTACTCGAAAAATACCCACCATTTAATGGTGCACCTGAAGAGTTAGATGAAGCTGAACAACCAATTGACCAAATTGCTTAA
- a CDS encoding alpha/beta hydrolase: protein MKQLKLAVYTLALAGILAAGCKGGKKEKEAITDLPEMEAPVVAGLHVDTVQFASTDGLEMNAVVYTIDSSKPVIVLCHQARMSNYEYAEIAPKLAAMGYNCVALDQRAGGAMESHENMTNKNALAKNLSTKYTDALPDIEAGVNYAAARFNQPVTLWGSSYSASLTLKVAMDNANVKQVVTFSPILKFDDGSTAEDYFKNYKTKPIFMTSTEKEAGPLTKAMAHLGDDVLYQYYPDMKGTHGSKALWSSDEASEDYWAEITKWLAAH, encoded by the coding sequence ATGAAACAATTAAAATTAGCCGTTTACACGCTCGCACTTGCAGGCATACTAGCTGCAGGCTGTAAGGGCGGGAAAAAGGAAAAAGAAGCAATAACAGATTTGCCGGAAATGGAAGCGCCGGTAGTAGCAGGATTACATGTGGACACTGTGCAATTTGCATCAACCGACGGGTTGGAGATGAATGCCGTTGTGTATACCATCGACAGCTCGAAACCGGTTATTGTATTATGTCACCAGGCGCGCATGAGCAATTATGAATACGCCGAAATAGCACCAAAACTGGCTGCAATGGGTTACAATTGTGTAGCACTTGACCAGAGAGCAGGTGGCGCAATGGAATCGCATGAAAATATGACCAATAAAAATGCGCTGGCAAAAAATTTAAGCACGAAATACACCGATGCATTGCCTGATATTGAAGCAGGTGTAAATTATGCGGCTGCGCGATTTAATCAGCCGGTTACCCTTTGGGGCAGCAGTTATTCAGCGAGTTTAACTTTGAAAGTTGCAATGGATAATGCTAATGTAAAACAGGTTGTAACTTTTAGTCCGATTTTAAAATTTGACGATGGCTCAACTGCTGAAGACTATTTTAAAAACTACAAAACGAAGCCGATTTTTATGACTTCAACTGAAAAAGAAGCAGGCCCGTTAACGAAAGCTATGGCGCATTTGGGTGATGATGTATTGTATCAGTATTACCCTGATATGAAAGGCACACATGGCTCAAAAGCATTGTGGAGCAGTGATGAGGCGAGTGAAGATTATTGGGCAGAGATTACTAAATGGTTGGCCGCACATTAA
- a CDS encoding RNA polymerase sigma factor: protein MTQQQNEIIEQAVKNERKKLLKFIKTRVGNEEDASDILQDVFYQLASNHGMVETIENMASWLYRVTRNKIIDWYRKRKTESIDTMTAFDDEDEDGYFSNLAALSSANSDNPDEVYERQLVWDTMYEALNELPEEQREVFVLHELENKSFNEIAEQTGVSVNTLLSRKRYAVLYLREKLKDLYDELINK, encoded by the coding sequence ATGACTCAACAACAAAACGAGATTATTGAGCAGGCGGTAAAAAATGAACGCAAAAAGCTATTGAAGTTCATTAAAACCCGTGTGGGCAATGAGGAAGATGCCAGCGACATTCTGCAGGATGTATTTTATCAACTGGCATCAAACCATGGAATGGTAGAAACCATTGAAAACATGGCATCGTGGTTGTACAGGGTAACACGTAATAAAATTATTGATTGGTACCGCAAAAGGAAAACCGAGTCGATAGATACCATGACAGCTTTTGATGATGAAGATGAGGATGGTTATTTTTCGAATCTTGCGGCGCTTTCATCGGCCAATTCGGACAATCCGGATGAGGTGTATGAGCGACAATTGGTTTGGGATACCATGTATGAAGCGCTAAATGAATTACCGGAAGAGCAACGTGAGGTTTTTGTTTTGCATGAGCTCGAAAACAAAAGTTTTAATGAAATTGCTGAACAAACCGGTGTTTCGGTGAATACATTACTATCGCGGAAACGTTACGCAGTATTGTATTTGCGGGAAAAACTCAAGGATTTATACGACGAATTAATTAACAAATAA
- a CDS encoding YbjN domain-containing protein, which translates to MSTPQQILDHVKQFIQSVGVDPATCWNEQNKAYYVYKGSAKLEIFVSSHPQNDGTTRNYLRIFSGLMKVPATDKERFYRRCMEISDQSLGVKLTVVPNATPENDWVYATYERDINGMDYNETITCVNDMGLWADWLDDQLKTEFGGAGPAGPAQ; encoded by the coding sequence ATGAGTACTCCACAACAAATTCTGGACCATGTAAAACAGTTTATTCAGAGTGTAGGTGTTGACCCTGCCACTTGCTGGAATGAACAAAATAAAGCCTATTACGTGTATAAAGGCTCAGCAAAACTTGAAATATTTGTTTCCAGCCATCCACAAAACGATGGTACCACAAGAAATTATTTACGCATTTTCAGCGGATTAATGAAAGTTCCTGCAACGGATAAAGAACGTTTTTATCGTCGTTGTATGGAAATAAGCGATCAGAGTTTAGGTGTTAAATTAACCGTAGTGCCAAATGCAACACCTGAAAATGACTGGGTTTATGCTACTTATGAACGCGATATTAATGGCATGGATTACAATGAAACCATTACCTGTGTAAATGATATGGGTTTATGGGCCGATTGGTTAGATGATCAGTTAAAAACTGAATTTGGCGGTGCAGGTCCTGCTGGTCCGGCGCAATAA
- a CDS encoding carboxymuconolactone decarboxylase family protein has protein sequence MAYIELGNNLQGIRGLLKYNPVTAYPLLLLAETLLQGNSTLSKGERELIATYTSYKNDCQFCQLSHGGAAATHLGINLDAITAIKSNPEDCELITPKMKTLLNIAALVQQGGKFVTEEAIQTAKHAGATDAEIHDTVLIAAAFCLFNRYVDGLGTNSESNPESYLEASARMANEGYLRKENLAMMGINQDKSNSL, from the coding sequence ATGGCATATATCGAATTAGGCAATAACCTGCAGGGTATCAGAGGATTATTAAAATATAATCCCGTAACTGCCTATCCCCTCTTGCTTTTAGCTGAAACTTTATTACAAGGGAATTCAACCTTGAGCAAAGGTGAACGTGAATTAATTGCAACCTATACTTCGTATAAAAATGATTGTCAGTTTTGCCAGTTATCACATGGAGGCGCTGCTGCAACACATTTGGGTATAAATTTAGATGCAATAACAGCAATAAAATCGAATCCGGAGGATTGTGAATTAATTACACCTAAAATGAAAACTTTATTAAATATTGCTGCGCTGGTGCAACAAGGTGGCAAATTTGTGACAGAAGAAGCAATTCAAACTGCAAAACATGCAGGTGCTACTGATGCGGAAATTCATGATACGGTTTTAATTGCTGCTGCGTTTTGTTTATTTAACCGTTATGTTGACGGACTGGGAACAAATTCAGAAAGTAATCCTGAATCGTATCTGGAAGCATCGGCACGAATGGCAAATGAAGGTTATTTACGCAAAGAAAATTTAGCCATGATGGGCATTAATCAGGATAAATCAAATTCTTTGTAA